In the Corynebacterium gerontici genome, one interval contains:
- the carB gene encoding carbamoyl-phosphate synthase large subunit: MPKRNDLQHVLVIGSGPIVIGQACEFDYSGTQACRVLKEEGLRVTLINSNPATIMTDPEFADHTYVEPIQPEYIEKIFEKEIEQGHPIDAVLATLGGQTALNAAIQLDRRGSLEKYGVELIGADIDAIERGEDRQKFKDIVAKIGGESARSRVCHSMEEVHETVAELGLPVVVRPSFTMGGLGSGLAFNDEDLERIAGGGLAASPEANVLIEESILGWKEYELELMRDGADNVVVICSIENVDALGVHTGDSVTVAPSLTLTDREFQKMRDQGIAIIREVGVDTGGCNIQFALNPNDGRLITIEMNPRVSRSSALASKATGFPIAKIAAKLAIGYTLDEITNDITAVTPAAFEPTLDYVVVKAPRFAFEKFNGADDTLTTTMKSVGEAMSLGRNYISALNKVMRSLENKQSGFWTIDDASFAGDRAKDVEAVLQDLQRPTEGRMYDAELALRLGASVEQVHEASGIDPWFLAELEALVQFRQELIDAPVLDEELLRRAKFFGLSDLQIARLRPEFAGEDGVRRLRWSLGIRPVFKTVDTCAAEFEAATPYHYSSYELDPAAESEVREQRDKDKIIILGSGPNRIGQGIEFDYSCVHAALELSRIGYETVMVNCNPETVSTDYDTADRLYFEPLTFEDVMEVYHAESESGNVAGVIVQLGGQTPLGLAERLRDAGVPVIGTTPEAIDLAEDRGEFGEVLRKANLPAPAFGTATSFAEAKEVASGIGYPVLVRPSYVLGGRGMEIVYDEQALENYIERATEITSDHPVLVDRFLDSAIEIDVDALCDGENVYLAGVMEHIEEAGIHSGDSACALPPMTLGKEDIERVRRSTEALAHGIGVKGLMNVQYALKDDVLYVIEANPRASRTVPFVSKATGVHLAKAAARIMTGATIPQLQDEGMIPTSHDGGSLPLDAPIAVKEAVLPFNRFRRPDGSMLDTLLSPEMKSTGEVMGLADNFGAAYAKAEEGAFGALPTQGNVFVSVANRDKRTLIFPIQRLATLGFKIFATGGTAGMLRRNGVECETVLKQTEAREGTGDQRAIVDMINAGEIDLILNTPAGSSGARHDGYEIRAAAVNIGVPLVTTVQGVTAAVQGIEALRGGDITVRALQELDHAVNAN, translated from the coding sequence ATGCCAAAGCGCAACGATTTACAGCACGTCCTGGTCATCGGTTCCGGGCCGATCGTGATTGGTCAGGCGTGCGAATTTGACTACTCGGGTACACAAGCGTGCCGGGTGCTCAAAGAAGAGGGGCTTCGGGTCACTCTGATTAACTCGAATCCCGCCACCATCATGACCGATCCTGAGTTCGCTGATCACACTTATGTGGAGCCGATCCAGCCCGAATATATCGAGAAGATTTTTGAAAAAGAGATCGAGCAGGGACACCCGATTGATGCCGTCCTTGCGACGCTAGGTGGGCAAACCGCGCTCAATGCTGCGATCCAGCTTGATCGGCGCGGCAGCTTGGAGAAGTACGGCGTTGAGCTCATCGGAGCCGACATCGATGCCATCGAACGCGGTGAAGATCGCCAGAAGTTTAAAGACATCGTGGCGAAAATCGGTGGAGAATCCGCACGTTCGCGCGTGTGTCACTCCATGGAGGAAGTGCACGAGACGGTCGCTGAACTGGGGCTTCCCGTAGTGGTTCGCCCTTCATTCACTATGGGTGGTCTTGGCTCGGGTCTCGCATTTAATGATGAAGATCTTGAGCGCATCGCAGGTGGCGGACTCGCTGCGTCACCGGAGGCCAATGTGCTGATCGAGGAGTCCATCCTCGGCTGGAAAGAATACGAACTCGAGCTGATGCGCGATGGAGCCGATAACGTCGTGGTGATCTGCTCTATTGAAAACGTGGATGCTCTAGGCGTGCACACTGGTGATTCCGTCACCGTGGCGCCTTCGCTCACGCTGACCGACCGCGAATTCCAGAAGATGCGTGATCAGGGCATCGCGATTATTCGCGAAGTTGGCGTGGATACCGGCGGCTGCAACATTCAGTTCGCCTTGAACCCCAACGATGGCCGGTTGATCACCATCGAGATGAACCCCCGCGTGTCGCGTTCCTCGGCGCTGGCATCAAAGGCCACGGGCTTCCCAATTGCCAAGATCGCCGCCAAGCTCGCCATCGGCTACACGCTCGATGAGATCACCAACGACATCACCGCTGTTACCCCAGCAGCCTTTGAGCCGACCCTTGACTATGTGGTGGTCAAGGCTCCACGCTTTGCTTTTGAGAAGTTTAACGGCGCTGATGACACGCTCACCACCACCATGAAATCGGTGGGCGAGGCCATGAGCCTTGGCCGTAACTACATCTCCGCGCTCAATAAGGTGATGCGCTCGCTGGAAAACAAGCAGTCCGGCTTCTGGACCATCGATGATGCGAGCTTCGCGGGGGATCGCGCCAAGGACGTCGAGGCCGTGCTGCAGGATCTTCAGCGCCCGACGGAAGGCCGCATGTACGACGCAGAATTGGCGCTTCGCCTTGGTGCGAGTGTTGAGCAGGTGCACGAGGCTTCAGGCATTGACCCCTGGTTCCTTGCCGAACTCGAGGCTCTTGTCCAGTTCCGTCAAGAGCTTATTGACGCCCCAGTGCTCGACGAAGAACTGTTGCGCAGGGCCAAGTTCTTTGGGCTTTCCGATCTCCAGATTGCCCGCTTGCGCCCCGAATTTGCGGGCGAGGACGGTGTGCGTCGCTTGCGCTGGTCGCTCGGCATTCGCCCCGTGTTCAAAACGGTGGACACCTGTGCAGCCGAATTCGAAGCCGCCACGCCGTATCACTATTCCTCCTACGAGCTCGATCCTGCGGCTGAGTCTGAGGTGCGTGAACAGCGGGACAAGGACAAAATCATCATCTTGGGTTCCGGTCCGAACCGCATCGGTCAGGGCATCGAGTTCGACTACTCCTGTGTGCATGCAGCCCTTGAGCTTTCTCGCATCGGATACGAGACGGTGATGGTCAACTGCAACCCAGAGACGGTTTCCACTGACTACGACACGGCCGACCGCCTCTACTTCGAGCCGCTGACCTTCGAAGATGTCATGGAGGTCTACCATGCGGAATCTGAATCCGGCAACGTTGCTGGCGTGATTGTGCAGCTTGGTGGGCAGACGCCACTGGGCTTGGCTGAGCGTTTGCGCGACGCCGGCGTGCCCGTGATTGGCACTACCCCGGAGGCCATCGACCTGGCAGAGGATCGCGGCGAATTCGGTGAGGTGCTGCGCAAGGCGAATTTGCCCGCACCTGCTTTCGGCACCGCTACGTCTTTCGCCGAGGCTAAGGAAGTGGCGAGCGGCATCGGCTACCCAGTGTTGGTGCGCCCCTCCTATGTGCTCGGCGGCCGCGGCATGGAGATCGTCTATGACGAGCAGGCGTTGGAGAATTACATCGAACGAGCCACCGAAATCACCAGCGATCACCCAGTGTTGGTGGATCGCTTCCTGGATTCCGCCATTGAGATTGACGTGGATGCGCTCTGTGATGGTGAAAATGTCTATCTGGCTGGCGTGATGGAACACATTGAGGAAGCCGGCATTCACTCTGGTGACTCCGCCTGTGCTCTGCCACCCATGACACTGGGCAAGGAAGACATTGAGCGTGTGCGCCGTTCCACCGAGGCCTTGGCACATGGCATTGGTGTGAAGGGACTGATGAACGTGCAGTACGCGCTCAAAGACGACGTGCTCTACGTCATTGAGGCGAACCCTCGTGCATCTCGAACCGTTCCCTTTGTGTCCAAAGCCACCGGCGTGCACCTGGCGAAGGCAGCAGCGCGGATCATGACGGGTGCAACTATCCCGCAGCTCCAAGACGAGGGCATGATCCCAACATCTCACGACGGCGGCTCACTGCCCCTTGACGCACCCATTGCTGTGAAGGAGGCTGTGCTGCCCTTTAACCGTTTCCGTCGCCCAGATGGCTCCATGCTCGACACACTTCTGAGCCCGGAGATGAAATCGACTGGCGAAGTGATGGGGCTTGCCGATAACTTCGGTGCCGCATACGCCAAGGCTGAAGAGGGAGCCTTCGGCGCATTGCCCACCCAGGGCAACGTGTTCGTCTCCGTAGCGAATCGAGACAAGCGCACCTTGATCTTCCCGATCCAACGTCTTGCCACGCTCGGCTTTAAGATCTTTGCCACCGGAGGCACCGCCGGGATGTTGCGCCGCAATGGCGTGGAGTGTGAGACGGTGTTGAAGCAGACCGAGGCTCGCGAGGGCACCGGTGATCAGCGTGCCATCGTGGACATGATTAACGCTGGGGAAATTGATTTGATTCTGAACACCCCGGCCGGTTCTTCCGGCGCCCGCCACGACGGCTACGAAATCCGCGCGGCGGCCGTGAACATCGGTGTGCCGTTGGTGACCACCGTCCAGGGAGTGACGGCCGCAGTGCAGGGCATTGAGGCGCTGCGCGGCGGTGACATCACAGTTCGGGCTCTGCAAGAACTCGACCACGCAGTCAACGCCAACTAA
- the carA gene encoding glutamine-hydrolyzing carbamoyl-phosphate synthase small subunit, protein MSNSQASQAPKRYPAALVLADGKIFRGTSFGKVGTTLGEAVFSTAMTGYQETMTDPSYHRQIVVATAPQIGNTGWNDEDGESHGDKIWVAGLVIRDLSVRVSNWRAERSLEDEMISQGIVGIAGVDTRAVVRHLRNFGSIAAGVFSGDDAQRSDEELLAKVKAQPSMQGADLAKEVATDETYIVEPETEQRFTVVAYDMGIKTNTPRNFAQRGIRTVVVPANTPFEEIKQYEPDGVFVSNGPGDPATADEMVAVVQDVLDAKIPFFGICFGNQILGRALGLETFKMKFGHRGINVPVLNHLTGVIDITAQNHGFALKGEAGKPFETPFGTAQVTHTCLNDNTVEGVALENGMAFSVQYHPESAAGPHDANPLFDQFIELMEQQGTSKSKQTGK, encoded by the coding sequence TTGAGTAATTCCCAAGCAAGCCAAGCGCCAAAGCGCTATCCCGCCGCGCTTGTGCTCGCCGACGGCAAGATTTTCCGCGGCACAAGCTTCGGCAAAGTTGGCACCACCCTGGGCGAAGCCGTGTTTAGCACAGCGATGACCGGGTACCAGGAAACGATGACTGATCCCTCCTACCACCGACAGATTGTGGTGGCGACCGCGCCGCAGATCGGCAATACCGGCTGGAACGACGAGGATGGGGAGTCCCATGGGGACAAGATTTGGGTTGCTGGTCTGGTTATCCGTGACCTCTCGGTGCGGGTGTCAAACTGGCGAGCAGAGCGCTCCTTGGAAGATGAGATGATCTCCCAGGGCATCGTCGGTATCGCGGGCGTGGACACCCGTGCGGTGGTGCGTCACCTGCGCAACTTTGGCTCAATCGCTGCGGGTGTGTTCTCTGGTGACGATGCTCAGCGAAGCGATGAGGAACTTCTCGCCAAGGTGAAGGCACAGCCCTCAATGCAGGGTGCCGACCTAGCCAAGGAAGTGGCTACCGATGAGACCTACATCGTGGAGCCTGAAACCGAGCAGCGATTTACTGTTGTGGCCTACGACATGGGCATCAAGACCAACACTCCGCGCAACTTTGCCCAGCGCGGTATCCGCACGGTGGTCGTGCCCGCGAATACACCATTTGAGGAGATTAAACAGTACGAACCCGACGGCGTGTTTGTCTCCAACGGACCGGGAGATCCGGCCACCGCCGACGAAATGGTGGCGGTGGTCCAAGACGTGCTCGACGCCAAAATCCCATTTTTCGGGATTTGCTTCGGCAATCAGATCCTCGGCCGCGCGTTGGGGCTTGAAACGTTCAAGATGAAGTTTGGTCACCGCGGCATCAATGTGCCAGTACTCAATCACCTCACCGGCGTCATCGACATCACCGCACAGAACCATGGTTTTGCGCTCAAGGGTGAAGCCGGCAAGCCATTCGAGACGCCGTTCGGTACCGCCCAGGTCACTCACACCTGCCTCAATGACAACACGGTGGAGGGCGTGGCGCTAGAGAACGGTATGGCATTCTCCGTGCAATACCACCCCGAGTCCGCTGCGGGGCCGCACGATGCTAATCCATTGTTTGATCAGTTCATTGAGCTGATGGAGCAACAGGGGACGTCGAAAAGCAAGCAAACCGGCAAGTAA
- a CDS encoding dihydroorotase yields MSIKNEGVVPMAHAESVLIKNVHLYGEGEATDVLVRDGVIETIAADQEFDGVVVEGEGGVLLPGLVDMHVHLREPGREDTETIATGSAAAANGGFTAVFTMANTQPVMDQPVIAEAVWHKGQDIGLCDVYPVGSITKGLEGKELTEFGMMARSDAKVRMFSDDGKCVDNPLLMRRAIEYAKGLDVLLAQHCEDPRLTEGAVAHEGEIAARLGLRGWPRVAEESIVARDALLCRDYGNRMHICHASTEGTVELLRWAKDQGIPLSAEVTPHHLLLTDERLETYDGVNRVNPPLREHKDTLALRDALLEGVIDCVATDHAPHGSEEKCCEFENARPGMLGLETSLAIIAQIFVESGLADWRFVAKVMSERPAELLKLKDHGRPIAEGEPANLTIVSSKENWKVAGEKLASKAANTPYEGMDFDTKVKATILRGRVTSSNGVPAQARTS; encoded by the coding sequence ATGAGCATTAAGAACGAAGGAGTAGTGCCAATGGCGCACGCAGAATCTGTCCTGATTAAGAATGTGCACCTCTACGGTGAAGGCGAAGCCACGGATGTTCTCGTGCGCGATGGCGTGATCGAGACCATTGCCGCTGACCAAGAATTCGACGGCGTCGTGGTTGAAGGTGAGGGTGGGGTGCTGTTGCCCGGTCTCGTTGATATGCATGTTCACCTCCGTGAACCGGGCCGCGAGGACACCGAGACGATCGCAACTGGCTCAGCCGCCGCGGCAAATGGTGGATTTACCGCAGTGTTCACCATGGCGAATACTCAGCCGGTGATGGATCAGCCTGTGATTGCGGAGGCAGTTTGGCATAAGGGACAGGACATCGGACTCTGCGATGTTTATCCGGTCGGCTCAATTACCAAAGGTCTCGAAGGCAAAGAACTCACCGAATTCGGCATGATGGCGCGTTCCGACGCCAAGGTGCGCATGTTCTCCGATGACGGCAAATGCGTGGATAATCCGCTGCTCATGCGTCGAGCTATCGAATATGCCAAAGGTCTCGACGTGTTGCTGGCTCAGCACTGCGAAGATCCACGCTTGACTGAAGGTGCAGTAGCGCACGAGGGTGAAATTGCTGCGCGCCTTGGTTTGCGCGGCTGGCCCCGTGTTGCTGAAGAATCCATCGTGGCCCGCGATGCGTTGCTATGCCGGGATTATGGCAACCGCATGCATATCTGCCACGCCTCAACTGAAGGCACAGTAGAGCTGCTGCGTTGGGCTAAAGATCAGGGCATTCCGCTTTCTGCCGAGGTAACGCCTCACCACCTGCTGCTCACCGACGAGCGCCTAGAAACTTATGATGGCGTGAATCGGGTGAACCCCCCGCTGCGTGAGCACAAAGACACCCTTGCGTTGCGCGATGCTCTTTTGGAGGGCGTCATCGATTGCGTGGCAACCGATCACGCCCCGCACGGCTCTGAAGAAAAGTGCTGCGAGTTTGAAAATGCTCGGCCAGGCATGCTGGGGCTTGAAACTTCACTGGCGATCATCGCTCAGATCTTCGTGGAATCAGGCTTGGCCGACTGGCGTTTTGTTGCGAAAGTGATGAGCGAGCGCCCGGCCGAACTACTGAAGCTCAAAGATCATGGGCGCCCAATCGCAGAAGGCGAACCGGCGAACCTCACCATCGTGAGTTCTAAGGAAAACTGGAAGGTTGCGGGGGAGAAGCTGGCATCCAAGGCAGCCAACACGCCATATGAGGGCATGGACTTTGACACGAAAGTAAAGGCAACGATCCTGCGCGGACGCGTTACAAGCTCGAACGGTGTTCCGGCCCAAGCACGCACAAGCTAA
- a CDS encoding aspartate carbamoyltransferase catalytic subunit: MKHLLSISDLRKDEIIGLMDEADRFREALLGREIKKLPTLRGRTIFTLFYENSTRTRSSFETAGKWMSADVINISASSSSVKKGESLKDTGLTLSAIGADAIIMRHPSSGAAQQLAQWVAPAGNGPSVINAGDGSHQHPTQALLDAVTMRQRLGNIDGRKIVIVGDCLHSRVVRSNVDLLSTLGAEVVLVAPPTLLPTGVEQWPVRTSFDMDAELVDADVVMMLRVQQERMHGGFFPSHREYAALFGLSAAREAKLQDHAIVMHPGPMLRGMEISDAVADVPRTAVLQQVNNGVHTRMAVLFSLVASGNEAL, translated from the coding sequence GTGAAACACCTGCTTTCCATTTCAGATCTCCGCAAGGACGAAATAATCGGCCTCATGGACGAGGCTGACCGTTTCCGCGAAGCGCTTTTGGGGCGTGAGATTAAAAAATTGCCAACCTTGCGTGGACGCACGATCTTCACGCTTTTTTATGAAAACTCCACCCGCACGCGTTCCTCGTTTGAGACTGCGGGGAAGTGGATGAGCGCAGACGTGATCAACATTTCCGCTTCATCCTCTTCAGTGAAAAAGGGCGAGTCGCTCAAAGACACTGGCTTAACGCTCTCTGCCATCGGCGCCGACGCGATCATCATGCGCCATCCTTCCTCGGGCGCTGCACAACAATTGGCGCAGTGGGTTGCCCCTGCTGGCAATGGCCCCTCGGTAATCAACGCTGGCGATGGTTCACATCAGCATCCAACCCAGGCGCTGCTTGATGCGGTGACGATGCGCCAGCGTCTCGGCAATATCGACGGGCGCAAAATCGTGATCGTGGGCGATTGCTTGCATTCCCGCGTGGTACGTTCCAACGTCGATCTGCTCAGCACTCTCGGCGCTGAGGTCGTCCTGGTGGCACCGCCCACGCTGTTGCCCACCGGCGTTGAACAATGGCCGGTGCGCACCAGTTTTGATATGGATGCAGAGCTTGTCGACGCCGACGTAGTGATGATGTTGCGGGTCCAGCAGGAGCGAATGCACGGCGGTTTTTTCCCATCACACAGGGAATATGCCGCATTATTCGGCCTTTCGGCTGCGAGAGAAGCGAAGCTGCAAGATCATGCCATCGTGATGCACCCAGGTCCCATGCTTCGTGGCATGGAAATCTCCGACGCAGTTGCAGACGTTCCACGCACAGCAGTGCTGCAGCAGGTCAACAACGGCGTGCACACGCGCATGGCAGTGCTGTTTAGCCTGGTTGCCAGTGGAAACGAGGCGCTATGA
- the pyrR gene encoding bifunctional pyr operon transcriptional regulator/uracil phosphoribosyltransferase PyrR, translating into MSENSEATSTLLNSDDVARTIARIAHQIIEKTALDDDDAAPVLLLGIPSGGVPLAKRLAAKIEEFTGINVPVGSLDITLYRDDLRTKPHRALQPTRIPSVGVDATTVILVDDVLFSGRTIRAALDALRDLGRPEMIQLAVLVDRGHRQLPIRADYVGKNLPTARHEDVRVLISDIDGRDAVELYRQDAAQ; encoded by the coding sequence ATGAGCGAGAACTCGGAAGCGACGTCAACGCTGCTCAACAGCGACGATGTAGCCCGGACAATCGCGCGCATCGCGCACCAGATTATTGAAAAAACGGCACTGGACGATGATGACGCCGCACCAGTGCTGCTCTTGGGGATTCCATCGGGTGGGGTGCCGCTGGCGAAGCGCCTGGCGGCAAAAATCGAAGAGTTCACCGGAATCAATGTTCCGGTTGGTTCCCTTGACATCACGTTGTACCGCGACGACCTGCGCACTAAGCCGCACCGGGCGCTGCAACCTACCCGTATCCCGTCCGTCGGCGTAGATGCCACCACCGTGATCCTGGTTGACGATGTCCTTTTCTCCGGCCGTACCATTCGTGCTGCTTTGGATGCATTGCGAGACCTCGGCCGGCCAGAAATGATCCAGCTCGCGGTCCTAGTAGACCGAGGCCATCGTCAACTTCCGATCCGAGCTGATTACGTGGGGAAGAATTTGCCCACCGCGCGCCACGAGGATGTGCGCGTGCTCATCAGCGATATTGACGGCCGCGATGCCGTTGAGCTTTATCGACAGGACGCTGCACAGTGA
- a CDS encoding TIGR01777 family oxidoreductase: protein MSFQISHIIDAPREQVWQWHTRPGAVVRLTPSFLPMTPLQQASSLADGTTVFSLPGGLRWEAKHEFSGYVSGYRFTDRCVSAPIAALAKWRHVHVFAEALNEHEQLEATKITDSLDTRLPKAALTAAFAYRQQQLIQDFAALKRFEALVQDQANDQPLVIAMTGANGLVGTALSAQLQTMGHTVISLTRNNPGEGERLWEPENPANDLLDGVDVLVHLAGESIMGRFTDSHKQAIYDSRIGPTKKLAALVRASDTCHTLVSASAIGFYGHDTGEHTVDEQSDAGEGFLASVCEDWEAAATQAAADGKRVCQVRTGIVLSGAGGLLPVMKGLFSVGLGGELSGGKPWFSWIAIDDLCDIYCRAIFDQRCTGPINAVAPNPVRNAEFTEALGQELHRPTIIPIPNLGPKLILGEEGAKELALANQRVAATKAEDLGHVFRYEHIQQALAHELGGETLQHPPLK, encoded by the coding sequence ATGTCATTTCAAATCAGTCACATCATCGACGCCCCGCGCGAACAAGTCTGGCAGTGGCACACGCGCCCGGGAGCAGTGGTTCGACTCACTCCATCATTCCTGCCGATGACCCCGCTCCAGCAGGCATCAAGCCTTGCCGACGGCACCACCGTATTTAGCCTCCCGGGCGGGCTTAGGTGGGAGGCAAAGCATGAGTTCAGCGGCTACGTTAGCGGATACCGCTTCACTGATCGTTGCGTCAGCGCACCGATAGCAGCACTTGCGAAATGGCGCCATGTCCATGTTTTCGCAGAGGCTTTGAACGAACACGAACAACTAGAAGCTACGAAAATAACCGACTCCCTAGATACTCGCCTTCCAAAAGCAGCATTGACCGCCGCTTTTGCGTATCGCCAACAACAATTGATCCAAGACTTTGCAGCGCTCAAACGTTTCGAAGCGCTGGTCCAGGATCAAGCCAATGATCAGCCTCTGGTGATCGCCATGACGGGCGCCAACGGCTTGGTGGGAACCGCGCTTTCCGCGCAGTTGCAAACCATGGGGCACACCGTCATTTCGCTTACCCGCAACAACCCTGGCGAAGGCGAGCGATTGTGGGAACCGGAGAACCCAGCGAACGACCTGCTAGACGGCGTCGATGTGCTCGTGCACCTCGCGGGAGAATCAATCATGGGTCGCTTCACAGACTCCCATAAGCAGGCCATTTATGATTCACGCATTGGGCCGACAAAAAAGCTCGCAGCTCTCGTACGAGCATCGGATACCTGCCACACATTGGTGAGCGCATCAGCCATCGGATTTTATGGTCACGACACAGGAGAACACACCGTCGATGAGCAGTCTGATGCTGGCGAAGGCTTCCTCGCATCGGTCTGCGAGGACTGGGAGGCCGCCGCTACACAGGCAGCGGCGGACGGGAAACGCGTATGTCAGGTCAGAACAGGCATTGTTTTAAGCGGAGCAGGCGGGCTACTGCCGGTAATGAAGGGACTGTTTTCAGTAGGGCTTGGAGGCGAACTCTCCGGCGGCAAACCCTGGTTCTCCTGGATCGCTATCGACGATCTCTGCGACATCTATTGCCGAGCAATCTTTGACCAACGGTGCACAGGACCAATCAACGCTGTTGCCCCGAATCCAGTGCGTAACGCGGAATTCACGGAAGCTCTCGGGCAGGAATTGCATCGTCCTACTATCATCCCAATTCCAAACCTCGGCCCCAAACTCATCTTGGGCGAAGAAGGCGCCAAGGAACTGGCCCTCGCGAACCAACGGGTCGCCGCGACAAAGGCCGAAGATCTTGGTCATGTGTTCCGCTACGAGCACATCCAGCAGGCGCTCGCCCACGAGTTGGGCGGCGAGACACTTCAACATCCGCCCCTGAAATAG
- the nusB gene encoding transcription antitermination factor NusB, with protein sequence MTDSKQHSRVPRHKRHGSRYRARLRAAQVLYEAELRDVDPVRITEDRTELARANVEGVAPVAAYGQEIVAGAAEELDRIDELIAANLSEDWEIERISAVDRAVLRVAIWELVFNPEIPVKTAISDAVEMAFQLSQDDSPKYINAMLDAIAQRIEDVRAASSLEQPVEEDPENTIDGEPSTAEEVPEVSNTVDEGIADAPAVHEDGEAATPEESS encoded by the coding sequence GTGACTGATTCGAAACAACACAGCCGCGTGCCGCGGCATAAACGCCACGGTTCTCGCTATCGCGCTCGCCTCCGTGCTGCGCAGGTGCTTTACGAAGCCGAGCTTCGCGACGTCGACCCAGTTCGCATTACCGAGGATCGCACCGAACTGGCTCGCGCAAACGTCGAAGGTGTAGCGCCGGTAGCCGCGTACGGTCAGGAAATCGTTGCAGGTGCCGCCGAAGAACTCGATCGCATCGATGAGCTCATTGCGGCAAACCTCAGCGAGGACTGGGAAATTGAGCGCATCTCGGCGGTTGATCGTGCGGTTCTGCGCGTTGCCATCTGGGAACTCGTGTTCAATCCCGAGATCCCGGTAAAGACAGCGATTAGCGACGCAGTTGAAATGGCGTTCCAGCTTTCCCAGGACGATTCGCCGAAATACATCAACGCGATGTTGGACGCTATCGCCCAGCGCATCGAGGATGTGCGTGCGGCTTCATCCTTGGAGCAGCCCGTTGAGGAAGATCCCGAGAACACGATCGACGGCGAACCATCCACCGCTGAGGAAGTGCCCGAAGTATCGAATACTGTGGATGAAGGCATCGCTGATGCTCCCGCCGTTCATGAGGATGGGGAAGCCGCAACACCTGAAGAATCGTCTTAA
- the efp gene encoding elongation factor P, which produces MATTADFKNGLVLKIDNKLQQIVEFQHVKPGKGPAFVRTKLKDVVSGKVTDKTFNAGVKVETATVDRRDMTYLYNDGQNYVVMDDKTYDQIELAPHLLGDAGRFLLENTRVQVSFHDGEPLFAELPVSIDLRVEHTNPGLQGDRSTGGTKPATLETGAEIQVPLFIETGNVLRVDTRDGSYISRVNA; this is translated from the coding sequence GTGGCAACCACCGCTGATTTCAAAAACGGTCTCGTGTTGAAGATCGACAACAAGCTCCAGCAGATCGTTGAGTTCCAGCACGTGAAGCCGGGTAAAGGCCCCGCATTCGTGCGCACCAAGCTCAAGGACGTCGTCTCTGGCAAGGTCACTGATAAGACCTTCAATGCCGGTGTAAAGGTCGAGACCGCGACCGTCGATCGTCGCGACATGACCTACCTCTATAACGATGGTCAGAACTACGTGGTCATGGACGACAAGACCTACGACCAGATCGAATTGGCTCCCCACTTGCTTGGCGACGCAGGCCGTTTCCTCCTGGAGAACACCCGCGTCCAGGTGAGCTTCCACGATGGCGAACCACTGTTTGCTGAACTACCAGTTTCCATCGATCTGCGCGTGGAGCACACTAATCCCGGCCTGCAAGGTGACCGCTCTACCGGCGGCACCAAGCCTGCAACCTTGGAAACCGGCGCGGAAATTCAGGTACCGCTGTTCATTGAAACCGGAAACGTGTTGCGCGTCGATACCCGCGATGGCTCGTACATTTCGCGCGTGAACGCCTAA